A single Tuberibacillus sp. Marseille-P3662 DNA region contains:
- a CDS encoding response regulator, whose amino-acid sequence MAIKIVLVDDHLIVLKGLRFFLESQNDINIVGEAEDGETAIQIVADVQPDIVLMDLQMPKMDGIEATKALKNQYPNVKVIVLTSFSDYDHVLPAIKAGAFGYQLKDVDPDELVNVIRDAYQGKSKLHSEAAHLLLNYFSDQAPQEDNQLIEQLTSREKDVLQQIALGKSNKEIANALFITEKTVKTHVSHLLGKLGLHDRTQAAIYAMKQELFT is encoded by the coding sequence ATGGCGATTAAAATTGTACTTGTTGATGATCATTTAATTGTTTTGAAAGGATTACGATTTTTTCTGGAATCACAAAATGATATTAACATCGTTGGTGAAGCGGAAGACGGGGAAACAGCTATTCAAATCGTTGCTGATGTCCAGCCAGATATTGTTCTAATGGATTTGCAGATGCCGAAGATGGATGGTATTGAAGCGACAAAGGCACTTAAGAACCAATACCCAAATGTTAAAGTGATTGTGTTGACCAGCTTTTCGGATTATGACCATGTACTTCCGGCGATCAAAGCAGGCGCTTTTGGCTATCAATTAAAAGATGTTGATCCAGACGAATTAGTAAACGTTATTCGCGATGCTTATCAAGGAAAATCCAAACTGCATTCTGAAGCCGCACACCTTTTGCTGAACTATTTCTCCGATCAAGCACCTCAAGAAGACAATCAACTCATTGAGCAATTAACGTCACGGGAAAAAGATGTTCTCCAGCAAATTGCTCTAGGAAAAAGCAATAAGGAAATTGCCAATGCATTGTTCATTACAGAAAAAACAGTGAAGACTCACGTAAGTCACTTACTTGGTAAGCTTGGTCTACATGACCGCACCCAAGCGGCGATTTATGCCATGAAACAAGAGTTGTTCACCTAA